GCGGGCCTTTACATCCTTACAGCGACTGGATGATGCCGGCGGCACCCATACCGGTACCGATACACATGGTGACCATGCCGTATTTGCCGGCCATGCCTTCGCGGCGCATGCCGTGAACCAGCGTGGCAGCGCGGATGGCACCGGTAGCGCCCAGCGGGTGACCCAGGGCAATGGCGCCGCCTTGCGGGTTGACCTTGCTGGTGTCCAGACCCAGATCACGGATCACGGCCAGCGCCTGTGCGGCAAAGGCTTCGTTCAGTTCGATCCAGGCCAGGTCTTCCTTGCTCAGACCGGCGCCACGCAGCGCAGCGGGGATGGCTTCTTTCGGGCCGATACCCATGATTTCCGGCGGCACACCCTTGACCGCAAAGCTCACATAACGTGCCAGCGGGGTCAGGTTGTATTCCTTCAGAATGCGCTCGGACACCAGGATCAGCGCGCCTGCGCCGTCAGACATCTGCGAGCTGTTGCCAGCCGTGACCGAGCCCTTGGCTGCGAACACGGTCTTGAGCTTGGCGAGACCCTCCATGCTGGTATCGCGACGCGGACCTTCATCCGTGGTCAGCGTCTTCTTGATCAGTTCCACTTCACCGGTGGCCAGGTTCGGCACGCGGTAGGTGACCTCCAGCGGGGTGATTTCGTCGCTGAACTTGCCGCCTTCAATGGCAGCCAGAGCGCGGCGATGCGATTCAACCGCAAACGCATCCTGGTCTTCACGGCTGACGTTCCACTGGTTGGCCACTTTCTCGGCGGTCAGACCCATGCCGTAAGCGATGCCCAGGTTTTCGTCCTTGGCGAAGATTTCCGGGTTCAGCGCAACCTTGTTGCCCATCATCGGCACCATGGACATGCTTTCCGTGCCGGCGGCGATCATGATGTCGGCTTCGCCGGTACGGATGCGGTCAGCCGCCATCTGCACGGCGTTGATGCCGGACGAGCAGAAACGGTTGATGGTTACGCCGCCCACGGTATTGGGCAGGCCAGCCAGCAGCACGCCGATACGGGCGATGTTCATGCCCTGTTCGGCTTCCGGCATGGCGCAACCGACCACGGCGTCTTCAATACGCGACGGATCCAGGTTGGGCACCTGGGCCAGTGCGCCCTTGATCACGTGGGCCAGCATGTCGTCCGGGCGAACATGACGCATCATGCCGCGCGGGGCCTTGCCTACCGGCGTGCGGGTCGCAGCAACAATGTAGGCTTCTTGAACTTGTTTGCTCATTGGTGACTCCTGTGAGGTGTGAGGGGCGAGGCGTGAGGGGTAAAACCCGGCAGCACACCTGCGTCTTCACACCACTTCAATATTCAGTCTGATTGGCAAGGTACAAAGCGCCGGAGCAAGGAACACCTCACTCCTCCCGCCTCACACCTCACCGCGCAACAATCAGTTGCGCAACGGCTTGTTGTTTTCCAGCATGTACATGATGCGTTCCTGGGTCTTGCCCTTCTTCAGCAGCCCCATGAAGCGCTCACGCTCCAGCTTCAGAATCCACTCTTCATCCACCAGCGTGCCGGCTTCAACATCGCCACCGCTGACCACATCCGCGATCTGGCAGCCAATGAAGTAGTCGTACTTGCTGATGAAACCGCCTTCGAGCATGTTCACCAACTGACCACGGATGGTGGCAGCGCCAGCGCGACCCATCACCGGGAAGGCCTTGGGCTTGACCGGGGCCTTGTAGTTGGCATCGGCCAGGGCGCGTACTTGCGACTGGGCCACGTGCAGGATTTCGTTGGCGTTGAACACGATGATGTCGGATTCACGCAGGTAACCGATTTCCCTGGCTTCTTCAGCAGAAGTGCCAACTTTGGCCATGGCCATGGCCATGTAGTAGTCCTTCAGGCTGGCGAGGATATCGCCACCCTTGGCCTCACGGGAGGCACGCAGGGCGAACTCCTTGCAACCGCCACCGGCCGGCAGCAGGCCCACGCCGACTTCCACCAGACCCACGTAGGTTTCCAGCGCAGCCACCACGCGGGCGCAGTGCATCAGGAACTCGCAACCGCCACCAAACGCATAACCTTGCGCGGCGCCAACCACCGGCACCTGGCTGTACTTGATGGTCATCGAGGTCTTCTGGAACTCGTGCACCATGTTTTCGATCGAGGCAAAGTCGCCGGTCATGAAGGCCGGGCCCATGCTGGCCAGATCCGCGCCGACCGAGAACGGGGCTTCCGGATGCCAGATCACCAGACCCGGGAAGCGCTCTTCCGCAATCTTCACGGCCTTTTGCACGCCAGCCAGCACATCCGGACCCACGCAATGCGCTTTGGTCTTGAAGGTCAGCACCGGCACGTCGTCGCCAGCGCGCAGCCACATGCGCACGCCGTCGTTTTCGAACACGGTTTCGCCGTAGTCCGGTTCAGCATCGCCAAACACGGTCGGCGGGTAAATCTGGCGTTCGTACACCGGCAGGCTGGACGTCGGCTTGAGGCTGTTGTCCGCGGCGCTGTAGCTGCCCTGCGGCGTATGCACGCCATCACGCTGGGCCACCCAGGCCGGCAGCGCGGCGCTGCTCATGGTCTTGCCAGCGGCGATGTCTTCGTTAATGGCCGCAGCAATGGCTTTCCAGCCAGCGGCTTGCCACATTTCAAACGGACCTTGCTTCCAGCCGAAACCCCAGCGAATGGCGAAGTCCACATCACGGGCGCAGCCGGCAATGTCGCCCAGCCAGTAGGCAATGTATTGCCACACATCACGCATGCAGGCCCACAGGAATTGCGCTTCCGGGTGCGCAGAGGCGCGCAGTGCAGCAAAGCGCTCAGCCGGGTCGGCAATCTTGAGGATGGCTTTGACTTCGTCGCTGCCCTTCTGGCCAGACGCTACGTACTCGCCCGCTTTCGGGTCCAGTACCAGGATGTCCTTGCCTTCTTTCTTGTAGATACCGGCGCGGGTCTTCTGGCCCAGCGCGCCCTTCTCGATCAATGCTGCCATCCAGGCCGGGGCCTGATAGTGGCTGTGCCACGGATCATCCGGCAGGTTGTCGGTCATGGTCTTGACCACGTGGGCGAAGGTATCGAGGCCCACCACGTCAGCGGTACGGAAAGTGGCAGACTTCGGACGGCCCAGGCGCGGGCCGGTCAGGTCGTCAACCACGTCAAAACGGATGCCGAAGCGTTCGGCGTGGTGAATCGTCGCCAGCATGGAGAACACACCGATGCGGTTGGCGATGAAGTTGGGCGTATCTTTGGCGCGAACCACACCCTTGCCCAGACGCGTCACCAGGAAGGTTTCCAGGGCGTCCAGCTGGGCGCCGGCGGTATGGGCGGTCGGGATCAGTTCGACCAGGTACATGTAGCGCGGCGGGTTGAAGAAGTGAATACCGCAGAAGCGATCACGCAGTTCTGCCGGTACACCTTCGGCCAGCTTGCCGATCGACAAGCCGGAAGTATTGGTTGCCAGAATGGCGTGTTTTGCCAGATGCGGGGCAATTTTGGCGTAGAGGTCCAGCTTCCAGTCCAGGCGTTCGGCAATCGCCTCGATCACCAGGTCACAGCTGGCCAGTTGTTCCAGATCGGTGCCGTAGTTGGCCATGGCAACGTGCTCGGCACGGGCCACGCTGGAAAACGGCGCGGGCTTGAGCTTTTTCAGATTGTCGATTGCCTTCTTGACGATGCCGTTGGCGTCGCCCTCTTTGGCCGGCAAATCAAAAAGCACGGTATCGATACCGGCGTTCACCAGGTGAGCGGCAATCTGCGCACCCATCACCCCGGCGCCAAGTACGGCGACGCGGCGAATGTTGGCTGTCTGGACCATAAGAAATATATCCCCAATAGAACTGGCCCCGTGGATAGGGCCTGAACAGACCGGCATGGCGGTTGCCCGCCATACCGGTCCACCTCGTTAGAAGTGGTAGTTCATCTGCGCGCCAAGAATATTGGCGTTGCTGGTGAAGTCTGCCACCGTGGTCGTACCGCTACCCGTACATGTGGGCAGCACGCAGCCTTCGTTGTTGTTCATGTGGGCGTCCTGGATGTTTACGTAGGTGTAGGCCACATCAACCGAGAGGTTGCGATTGAATGCATAGTTAAAGCCGATGGAGTACCAGATCCGGTTGTTGTCCGGCAGCGCCGCAATACGATAGGTATCGCTCGGCACCGGGGACTGGTCATACGCCACGCCGAAACGCAGCTGGAACGGATCGCTCCATTGATAAGTCGCGCCGAGCGAGTAGCGGTTGGTGTTCTTCCACTTTTGCTCGATCACAGCGTTCGGCAGGCCGTTGGAGAACTGCAGCGACAGTTCATCAAACTTGGAATGCCAGGTGTGGGTCCAGTCGCCCATCACAGCCCATTTGTCATTGATTTTCTTGAAGAAGTTCAGCGACAGGGTGTCAGGGGTATCGACCGAAACCTTGCCGTTACCATCTTCAAACGCAGAGAACGCGCCTTGCACGGCGGTGTTCAGTGCCTTGTTCAGGATGGTGCCGGCCGTACCATACTGGTTCAGGGCATCCAGGTTGAAGTTTTGCGGGTCGTTCCAGTCCGCATCACCCGACAGGTTCTGGTGAATGCTGCTGCGATAGGCGGCGCCAAAACGCAGGGTCGGGTCCACGTCGTACATCAGGCCGATGTTCCAGCCAAAGCCCCAGTCGGTGCCTTCGTAGGAAAGTTCGCCGTCGTACTTGGCATTGCCTTGCATGCTGGCAATGGCGGCTGGCAGGTTTTGCTGGATCTGCAGGGCTTGTGCCTGGGTCAGCAAACCTTGGGCCGTCATCTGGGTCACCAGGTTGGTGATCTGGGCCTGACCGGCCGGGGTGGACAACTGGGCTTGCAGCGATTGCGCGGCCAGCGAACCGAAGTCAGCCTTCTTCTTGAACGAGGCATCCATGTACTGGGCAGATACACCGACACCCAGCGACAGATGGTCGTTGAACTTGTAGGCAAACGACGGGTTGAACGTGTAGGTACGCATGTCCAGGCGGGTGGAGTTGTAACGACCTACCCAACCGCTGTCGTACTTGACCGAGTCACCGAACGGTACAAAGAAACCGATACCGGCATACGCCTGGTCATTGATCTGGTGCGTGTAGTACAGCTGCGGCACCGCGACGGCTTCGGTGGGGTCACCACCGTTGTTGCCCGAGACCGGTACACCGTTGACGGTGGTGGAACTGGCGTTGGACACCTTGATCGACGGGTCAACCACAACGATACCGCCTGCAATATTGTCCCCTTGCAGATGCGTCATGCCAGCCGGGTTAAAAAACAGGACAGACGCATCCTTGGCTTCCGCGCCGTTGGCGTTGGCCACGCTTTGCGCGCTGATACTCTGCACACCAAAGCTGTAGCCGGAAGCAAGTGCATGACCAGACAGTGCCACCAGCGAACCGGCACCAATCATGCGTAAAGCGCAGACCATCTTCTTCATCGTACTCTCCTTCAAACGCAGCTTCTGGCTGCGATTTTTTTGGGACCCGCCGCTCCTGGCGGGTTTTTCATCGGAGGCCTTGTAACGGCCTTCACTCAATTTCAGTCAAGCGTTTGTTCAGTTTTTGAGGCTAAAAAAACGACCTGCTGAATTTTTTATTCCGACTGGCCCGGCGGCAAGCCACCGGGCTCAAATACAACGGAGCCTTGACGTCAGGGTCTGTTCATGACTTTTGCCGGACAATCGCCCCCGGCAAACGCCGCCCTGCTCTTTCTCAGAAGACCACGCGGGTGGTGACTTCCGGGTCCGGGTTGTTCAGTTTCTGATCAAAGTCATCCACCATGATCACCGCACGCTTGAGCTGGCGGGCACGGGTAATGGCGTTGAATTCTTCTTGCGTAATCAGGCCCTTGCCCTGGGCATCAGCTAGTTGGGCATGAGAGGTCCAGCCCGACACCTGACCACCGCGGGCGGCCTTGCGCAGCTTGCCTTCAGCCGCTTCAGTGGCGATCACGGCCTTGAGTGCGTGATCCAGTACGCCCACCGGATCGGTCTCGGCAGTCGGCTTGTACATATATTCAGTCAGGCGATCACGGCTGACCGACGGTTCCATCAGCAAACGGGCAACCTTGGTACCAATGGCATCAGACGGTGCACGCTGGGTCAGACCGAACGGGAACACCACGAAGCGCATCAGGCAGGCCAGCAGGCGGTTCGGGTGGTTGTTCAGGAAACCATCCAGTGCAACCTGGCAGTCATGCAGTGCAGTCTGCGCAGCCCACTGCACCAGCGGCAGGTCTTCTGCGGTCGAACCTTCGTCCTGATACTTCTTCAGCACGGCGGTGGCGATGTACAGATTGGACAGCGCATCACCCAGACGGGCGGAGAGCTTTTCCTTGAACTTCAGGCTGCCGCCCAGCGAAGCCATACCCATGTCGGCCACGAAGGCAAACGCGGAGGACATGCGCATGGTGTTGCGGTAGTAAACCGAAGTCGGGCCGGATTTGGGGCTGCCGGCAAAGCGGGCGCAAGTCAGGCCCATGACCAGCGAACGCACGGCGTTGCTGATGGTGAAGCCGATGTGACCGATCACGGCGCTGTCAAAGGCGGCAGCGTCATTGCTCATGGCCGCGCGCAGTTCTTTGAGCACGAACGGATGGCAGCGGATGGCGCCCTGACCGAAGATGATCATCGAACGGGTCAGGATGTTGGCGCCTTCCACGGTGATCGCCACCGGAATGGCCTGATAACCGTGCGCCAGGTAGTTGTTCGGGCCGATACACACGGCCTTGCCGGCGTGCACGTCCATCGCATCATTGATGGATTTACGCATGCGTTCGGTGTTGTGGTACTTCAGGATGCCGGACAACACGGACGGTTTCTCGCCCATATCCAGACCGGTCAGCGCCAGGCTTTGTGCGGCGTCCATCTGGTAGGTAAAGCCGCCGATACGGGCCAGCGCTTCATCCACGCCTTCAAACTTGCCGATGGCCAGACCAAACTGGTTACGGATACGGGCATACGCGCCGGTGGTGAAGGAAGACAGCTTGCCAGAAGCGACGGACATGGCCGGCAGCGAGATACAACGACCCACCGACAGACATTCCACCAGCATGCGCCAGCCCTGACCGACGTAATCCTTGCCGCCGATCACCCAGTCCATCGGGATGAACACATCCTTGCCCCAGTTCGGACCGTTCTGGAACACGCTGGTACCCGGGTAGTGACGACGGCCGATCTGCACGCCTTCGTGTTCGGTCGGGATCAACGCGCAGGTAATGCCGATGTCTTTCTTGTCGCCCAGGAGGCCATCCGGGTCATACAGCTTGAACGCCAGACCCAGGATGGTCGCGATCGGGCCCAGCGTGATGTAACGCTTTTCCCAGGACACGCGGATACCCAGCACGTTTTCATGGTGCTCGCCGGTACGCGGATCGGTATAGCTGCCACGGGCCACGACGCCGTAGTCCGGGATACCACCGGCATCAGAACCGGCTTCCGGGCTAGTCAGCGCAAAGCACGGGATCTCGATCCCCTTCGCCAGGCGCGGCAGGTAGTAATTCTTTTGCGCTTCAGTGCCGTAGTGCTGCAGCAACTCACCCGGGCCGAGCGAGTTGGGCACCATCACCGTCACGGCAGCAGAGCCGCTACGGGTGGCGATCTTGGTCACAACACGGGCGTGGGCAAGGTTGGAGAACTCTTTGCCGCCGTATTGCTTCTTGATGATCATGCCCAGGAAGCCCTGATCCTTGATGAATTGCCAGGCTTCCGGCGACAGATCCTTGGTGTCGTGCGTGATCTTCCAGTCATCCAGCATGGCGCACAGCTGTTCTGTCGGGCCATCAAGGAAGGCTTGCTCTTCAGCGGTCAGCTTCGGGGCCGGAAAGCTGTGCAGACGATCAAAGTCCGGCTTGCCAGAGAACAGATCACGATCCCACCACACGGTGCCGGCGTCGACCGCTTCTTGCTCGGTCTGCGACATGGCCGGGGTGATTTTCTTGAAGACAGAGAACAGCGGGTTGGTAATGAAAGCGCGGCGGAACGGCTTGATATTGAGCACCGCCAGAATCACCACAATCACGGTGCCCACAATCACGTTCAGGCCGTGCGTGGCCACACCGTAAACAACGCCCAGCAACACCAGCAGGGACGACAACCACAGCGGCGCGCGCAGGTAAGCCACGGCCAGGAAAGCGATGAGGACAACAGCCACACAGATCAGCGCGGTCATGTCTTGATACTCCTTAGGAATTCGAGTTATTCAGGGCGGGATCGGCGGCGGGCGCGTCCAGTCCTGCTACGACAAAAGGAACGAGCATGCGGGCGACCATTTGCGGGTCACGCGCATTGACAATGGGTTGCGCCATGAAAAGGCGCAGGACGTTGGTGCCGGCAAATGCGTTGAACATCGCATTGGCCAGAAAGTGGAAACGCCAGTGGACTTCGGCTTCGGTCAGATGCGGCAGCGCGCGGACCAGGGCATCGGTATACCGGCGGGTGAGCTCGCTGTAACGACGCGGCATGCTTTCTTTCAGCACGGGGTGCGGCTCCACGAAGGTGCGGGCCAGCAGGCGTACGAACACAAGGCCACCCAGTGTCGTATCGCGCCCCAGCTCACAGGCTGCGGACACAAACGACTCCACCACTTGCGCGGCGGCGGGAATCTGCACGGACCGCTCAAGGCGATCCAGATGACCTACAAACAAACGTACAAACGGCTCGGCACGACGTTCGAATACGGCTTTGAACAAGCCGTCCTTGGAGCCAAAGTAGTAGTTCACAGCAGCAATATTGACCCCGGCAGCCTGGGTAATCAGGCGCATGGAGGTGGCATCGAAACCATGTTCGACGAACAGCAGTTCGGCGGCATCAAGAATGCGGGTGGACGTTTCGACAGCCCGGATAGACTCGGCCATGAGGACTCCAGTGGCGTAACTTTGTTTTAGATATTTCAAACGTTTGTTTGAAATTAACGAAGCCCGACAACAAAGTCAATATTCACGATCGAAAAAACCGGACAGGGATACAGGCGGATTGCTGCAGGCCAGTATTGGCGCGGGTTGCGCAAAGGTGCGCCAAAGCAGCTAAATGTGGCGAAAAGTTGCCAGAATGAAACAGTACTGACTCAGGACAAGATGCTTACCGTTTTCAAACAACCGTAATCAGCTACAAAAAGATGTAGATCAAAAATGCCGACTACATAAAAACGGACCATTTTGCGCCCGTTAACACTTGCTGTGCGGCAGGCTCACTGGCCGTCGACGTCACCATCCAGGTAATACCAGCGGCCATCTGCGTCCCGGATGAAGCGGCTGGTTTCATGCATGCGGTGGGCGCGTCCACCGACTTTATAGCGGGCAACGAACTCGACGATGCCACTCTCCCCTTCCATGCTGGCGCGCTTGATCTCCAGCCCCAGCCACTTGATGCCTCCATCTTCGGCAAAGTCCATGTGCTCCGGGCGCGTCGCGCTGGCCCAGGTTTGCAGCAGATAAGGGCCCTGCTGCATTACATACGCCGTATAGCGTGAACGCATCAGGTCTTCGGGCGTGGGCGCCGGCGTGCCGGCATGGAACACGCCGCAGCAGTGGTCATAGTTTTTCGGGCGGCCGCAGGGGCAGGCGCTGGCTTGATCTGGAACGGAGCGGGATTTCACGGTGGCAGCAAGAAAACGAGAGTCAGCACAGAACAGACAACATTGTACGCTGTCCGCAAAGGGGTGGATCGGGTAGACTTACATGGTAATCAAATCAAACATTTACGTCATGTCTTTTCCTCCCCTGCAGGCCGCCATTTTCGATATGGACGGCTTGATGCTGGACACCGAACGCATCGCCATCGATTGCTGGGCCAGCGCTGCCCGCGAACTCCAACTGCAAATGCATGATCAGGTGCCCTACGGCATGGTCGGCATGCACATGAGCAAAGTGCCGGCGTACCTGCTGGCAGAACTCGGCCCGGACGCCCCGGTCCAGCAACTGATAGATGCAACCCACGCCTGCTATCTTGAAGCCACAGCCAAAGCGATTCCGCACCGCCCCGGCGTGATTGCCCTGCTGGACTGGCTGCGTGAGCGCGGTGTGCCCTGCGCCGTGGCGACGTCGTCGCGCCGCAGCGTGGCATCGCATCATCTGCAAGCGGCCGGACTGTGGCCGTATTTTGAATTTGCCGTTTGCGGCGATGAAATCGAACACCCCAAGCCCGCGCCGGATATCTATATCAAGGCGGCAACCGGCCTGGGGCGCCAGCCGGCCGAGTGCGTGGCGTTCGAGGATTCCAATTTCGGTATTGCCGCTGCGCACAGCGCCGGTTGCCGCGCCATCATGGTGCCGGACCTGCGCCCGCCCACGGCTGAAACCATGGCGCTGGGCGTGCCGGTGGTTGAATCGCTCAGTGCCGCGCAACCCATTGTCGAAGCCTGGTTGCGCGTGACCACACCCTGACCGGCCGGTACCGCCGGTTGCCAGACCTGAAAGGAGACAGGCTTTGGGCAAACGCAAGCAATGGTTCCATCAGCAAAGTCAGGCTGCACAGCACCTGGAAAAACTGCACCGCCGTTTGCGCAAAAAACCGGACGAATCCGCACTGCACCAGTTCCGTATTGGCCTGCGCAGTTTGCGTATCCAGCTGTTTGCCCTGAAACGCAGCCCGCCGCTGGAACGCACGCTGGTGCACATGAAAGCGGC
This is a stretch of genomic DNA from Silvimonas iriomotensis. It encodes these proteins:
- a CDS encoding acetyl-CoA C-acyltransferase, whose amino-acid sequence is MSKQVQEAYIVAATRTPVGKAPRGMMRHVRPDDMLAHVIKGALAQVPNLDPSRIEDAVVGCAMPEAEQGMNIARIGVLLAGLPNTVGGVTINRFCSSGINAVQMAADRIRTGEADIMIAAGTESMSMVPMMGNKVALNPEIFAKDENLGIAYGMGLTAEKVANQWNVSREDQDAFAVESHRRALAAIEGGKFSDEITPLEVTYRVPNLATGEVELIKKTLTTDEGPRRDTSMEGLAKLKTVFAAKGSVTAGNSSQMSDGAGALILVSERILKEYNLTPLARYVSFAVKGVPPEIMGIGPKEAIPAALRGAGLSKEDLAWIELNEAFAAQALAVIRDLGLDTSKVNPQGGAIALGHPLGATGAIRAATLVHGMRREGMAGKYGMVTMCIGTGMGAAGIIQSL
- a CDS encoding 3-hydroxyacyl-CoA dehydrogenase/enoyl-CoA hydratase family protein; translated protein: MVQTANIRRVAVLGAGVMGAQIAAHLVNAGIDTVLFDLPAKEGDANGIVKKAIDNLKKLKPAPFSSVARAEHVAMANYGTDLEQLASCDLVIEAIAERLDWKLDLYAKIAPHLAKHAILATNTSGLSIGKLAEGVPAELRDRFCGIHFFNPPRYMYLVELIPTAHTAGAQLDALETFLVTRLGKGVVRAKDTPNFIANRIGVFSMLATIHHAERFGIRFDVVDDLTGPRLGRPKSATFRTADVVGLDTFAHVVKTMTDNLPDDPWHSHYQAPAWMAALIEKGALGQKTRAGIYKKEGKDILVLDPKAGEYVASGQKGSDEVKAILKIADPAERFAALRASAHPEAQFLWACMRDVWQYIAYWLGDIAGCARDVDFAIRWGFGWKQGPFEMWQAAGWKAIAAAINEDIAAGKTMSSAALPAWVAQRDGVHTPQGSYSAADNSLKPTSSLPVYERQIYPPTVFGDAEPDYGETVFENDGVRMWLRAGDDVPVLTFKTKAHCVGPDVLAGVQKAVKIAEERFPGLVIWHPEAPFSVGADLASMGPAFMTGDFASIENMVHEFQKTSMTIKYSQVPVVGAAQGYAFGGGCEFLMHCARVVAALETYVGLVEVGVGLLPAGGGCKEFALRASREAKGGDILASLKDYYMAMAMAKVGTSAEEAREIGYLRESDIIVFNANEILHVAQSQVRALADANYKAPVKPKAFPVMGRAGAATIRGQLVNMLEGGFISKYDYFIGCQIADVVSGGDVEAGTLVDEEWILKLERERFMGLLKKGKTQERIMYMLENNKPLRN
- a CDS encoding OmpP1/FadL family transporter — its product is MKKMVCALRMIGAGSLVALSGHALASGYSFGVQSISAQSVANANGAEAKDASVLFFNPAGMTHLQGDNIAGGIVVVDPSIKVSNASSTTVNGVPVSGNNGGDPTEAVAVPQLYYTHQINDQAYAGIGFFVPFGDSVKYDSGWVGRYNSTRLDMRTYTFNPSFAYKFNDHLSLGVGVSAQYMDASFKKKADFGSLAAQSLQAQLSTPAGQAQITNLVTQMTAQGLLTQAQALQIQQNLPAAIASMQGNAKYDGELSYEGTDWGFGWNIGLMYDVDPTLRFGAAYRSSIHQNLSGDADWNDPQNFNLDALNQYGTAGTILNKALNTAVQGAFSAFEDGNGKVSVDTPDTLSLNFFKKINDKWAVMGDWTHTWHSKFDELSLQFSNGLPNAVIEQKWKNTNRYSLGATYQWSDPFQLRFGVAYDQSPVPSDTYRIAALPDNNRIWYSIGFNYAFNRNLSVDVAYTYVNIQDAHMNNNEGCVLPTCTGSGTTTVADFTSNANILGAQMNYHF
- a CDS encoding acyl-CoA dehydrogenase yields the protein MTALICVAVVLIAFLAVAYLRAPLWLSSLLVLLGVVYGVATHGLNVIVGTVIVVILAVLNIKPFRRAFITNPLFSVFKKITPAMSQTEQEAVDAGTVWWDRDLFSGKPDFDRLHSFPAPKLTAEEQAFLDGPTEQLCAMLDDWKITHDTKDLSPEAWQFIKDQGFLGMIIKKQYGGKEFSNLAHARVVTKIATRSGSAAVTVMVPNSLGPGELLQHYGTEAQKNYYLPRLAKGIEIPCFALTSPEAGSDAGGIPDYGVVARGSYTDPRTGEHHENVLGIRVSWEKRYITLGPIATILGLAFKLYDPDGLLGDKKDIGITCALIPTEHEGVQIGRRHYPGTSVFQNGPNWGKDVFIPMDWVIGGKDYVGQGWRMLVECLSVGRCISLPAMSVASGKLSSFTTGAYARIRNQFGLAIGKFEGVDEALARIGGFTYQMDAAQSLALTGLDMGEKPSVLSGILKYHNTERMRKSINDAMDVHAGKAVCIGPNNYLAHGYQAIPVAITVEGANILTRSMIIFGQGAIRCHPFVLKELRAAMSNDAAAFDSAVIGHIGFTISNAVRSLVMGLTCARFAGSPKSGPTSVYYRNTMRMSSAFAFVADMGMASLGGSLKFKEKLSARLGDALSNLYIATAVLKKYQDEGSTAEDLPLVQWAAQTALHDCQVALDGFLNNHPNRLLACLMRFVVFPFGLTQRAPSDAIGTKVARLLMEPSVSRDRLTEYMYKPTAETDPVGVLDHALKAVIATEAAEGKLRKAARGGQVSGWTSHAQLADAQGKGLITQEEFNAITRARQLKRAVIMVDDFDQKLNNPDPEVTTRVVF
- a CDS encoding TetR/AcrR family transcriptional regulator; the protein is MAESIRAVETSTRILDAAELLFVEHGFDATSMRLITQAAGVNIAAVNYYFGSKDGLFKAVFERRAEPFVRLFVGHLDRLERSVQIPAAAQVVESFVSAACELGRDTTLGGLVFVRLLARTFVEPHPVLKESMPRRYSELTRRYTDALVRALPHLTEAEVHWRFHFLANAMFNAFAGTNVLRLFMAQPIVNARDPQMVARMLVPFVVAGLDAPAADPALNNSNS
- a CDS encoding YchJ family protein, coding for MKSRSVPDQASACPCGRPKNYDHCCGVFHAGTPAPTPEDLMRSRYTAYVMQQGPYLLQTWASATRPEHMDFAEDGGIKWLGLEIKRASMEGESGIVEFVARYKVGGRAHRMHETSRFIRDADGRWYYLDGDVDGQ
- a CDS encoding HAD family hydrolase; translated protein: MSFPPLQAAIFDMDGLMLDTERIAIDCWASAARELQLQMHDQVPYGMVGMHMSKVPAYLLAELGPDAPVQQLIDATHACYLEATAKAIPHRPGVIALLDWLRERGVPCAVATSSRRSVASHHLQAAGLWPYFEFAVCGDEIEHPKPAPDIYIKAATGLGRQPAECVAFEDSNFGIAAAHSAGCRAIMVPDLRPPTAETMALGVPVVESLSAAQPIVEAWLRVTTP